One Gymnogyps californianus isolate 813 chromosome 11, ASM1813914v2, whole genome shotgun sequence genomic window carries:
- the REC114 gene encoding meiotic recombination protein REC114, translating to MAVAGGGRGSEPGQASAPGGAGDTSLLGSATTWPLKRYGRFLPPTDGDDEGQNASSWKVFESNEESGHLILTIVVSGHFFISQGRTVLEGFSLIDSHKWLKIVRRADCLLLRAQSKNECRMFRVQFGGDSKEQMLEHCCGCVQKLAEYVPVQVTDEQSQQLYHSLNQLANGENQVKDTEQNPDEPLPDSCTSLGERRSVTQLAQSVLEKQFELPLAYRHSAWRAQELGPFIRLCLMDQNFPAFVEDVEKELKKLTEG from the exons ATGGCGGTGGCGGGCGGGGGTCGCGGCTCCGAGCCGGGGCAGGCTTCTGCGCCGGGCGGCGCCGGCGACACCTCCCTCCTCGGCAGCGCCACAACGTGGCCCTTGAAGCGCTACGGCCGCTTCCTACCCCCGACGGATGGCGACGATGAAGGGCAAAACGCCTCCTCTTGGAAG gtttttgaATCAAATGAAGAATCAGGCCATCTTATCCTTACCATTGTTGTATCTGgccatttctttatttcccaaGGGCGAACAGTACTG gaAGGCTTTTCATTAATTGATTCCCACAAGTGGCTAAAGATAGTAAGAAGAGCAGACTGCCTGCTGCTTCGTGCACAGTCCAAG AATGAATGCCGCATGTTTCGTGTGCAGTTTGGTGGAGATTCAAAAGAACAGATGCTGGAACACTGCTGCGGTTGCGTTCAGAAACTTGCAGAGTACGTACCGGTTCAAGTAACTGATGAACAAAGCCAGCAGCTCTATCACAGTCTCAATCAGCTGGCTAATGGTGAAAATCAAGTGAAGGACACCGAACAAAAT CCAGATGAGCCTCTACCAGATTCCTGTACGAGCCTTGGAGAAAGAAGATCTGTAACACAGCTAGcgcag TCTgtgctggaaaagcagtttgAGCTCCCCCTTGCGTATCGGCATTCAGCGTGGCGTGCGCAAGAGCTGGGGCCCTTCATTCGCTTATGTCTTATGGATCAGAATTTCCCAGCTTTTGTGGAAGATGTGGAGAAGGAATTGAAAAAACTCACAGAAGGTTGA